The Desulfobacterales bacterium genome has a segment encoding these proteins:
- a CDS encoding TetR/AcrR family transcriptional regulator, producing MKMDPRKTSPPTPNKKFWTQPKICLQPQGFHKTSLRAITGRAGVNLAAVNYHFRARKSLMEAVFERRLIPLNQIRKASHCHQTQKP from the coding sequence ATGAAAATGGATCCTCGGAAAACGAGCCCCCCGACACCAAACAAAAAATTCTGGACGCAGCCGAAGATCTGTTTGCAACCGCAAGGGTTTCATAAAACCTCCCTTCGGGCCATCACCGGCAGGGCCGGAGTCAATCTTGCCGCTGTCAATTATCACTTCAGGGCCAGAAAATCCCTCATGGAAGCCGTGTTTGAACGCCGCCTGATACCGTTGAACCAGATCCGGAAGGCGTCACACTGCCATCAGACGCAAAAGCCCTGA